The Lysinibacillus pakistanensis genome includes a window with the following:
- a CDS encoding DMT family transporter — protein MKEIALGIFASLFFAVTFILNHAMEMQGGSWLWSASLRYFFMLPFLLVIVFYRKGFPQLSGEMKAQPIPWLLWSFVGFVLFYAPLTFAAAFGPGWLVSGTWQFTIVAGVLLAPLFVSIVAGKTVRQKIPLISLLISCVILAGILLIQIPQAQSVPMKSLMLGILPVVVASFAYPLGNRKMMEICGGRIDTFQRVLGMTIASMPAWIIMAIYALATVGLPSINQMLQSLLVGISSGVIATILFFIATDRVRDHQGKLAAVEATQSTEILFVIIGEILLLGIAFPNPIAVAGLGVIIVGMLLHSYYTMVLGKKGANQQSTSHNSSTL, from the coding sequence ATGAAAGAAATTGCATTAGGCATTTTTGCATCACTTTTCTTTGCCGTGACCTTTATTTTAAATCATGCAATGGAAATGCAGGGTGGTAGCTGGTTATGGAGCGCATCTCTTCGTTATTTCTTCATGCTTCCGTTTTTACTCGTAATTGTCTTCTACAGAAAGGGCTTTCCCCAATTATCTGGCGAAATGAAAGCACAGCCTATCCCATGGCTACTATGGAGCTTTGTTGGGTTCGTATTATTTTATGCACCTCTTACATTCGCAGCAGCCTTCGGTCCAGGTTGGCTCGTTTCTGGAACTTGGCAGTTTACAATCGTTGCTGGTGTATTACTTGCTCCCCTCTTTGTTTCGATCGTAGCGGGAAAAACAGTGCGTCAAAAAATACCACTTATTTCATTACTGATTTCATGTGTTATTTTAGCTGGTATTTTGCTTATTCAAATACCCCAGGCACAATCTGTTCCAATGAAAAGCCTAATGCTTGGCATCCTGCCTGTTGTAGTCGCATCGTTTGCTTACCCTCTTGGCAATCGCAAAATGATGGAAATATGTGGAGGTCGTATTGATACATTTCAGCGAGTTCTCGGTATGACAATAGCTTCTATGCCAGCATGGATTATTATGGCTATCTATGCCCTGGCAACAGTTGGGCTACCTTCAATAAATCAAATGCTGCAATCTTTGCTTGTTGGTATCAGCTCAGGCGTTATTGCCACAATCTTATTCTTCATTGCGACCGACCGAGTACGAGACCATCAAGGTAAACTTGCAGCAGTTGAAGCAACACAATCGACTGAAATTCTTTTTGTTATTATTGGTGAAATATTATTACTCGGCATCGCCTTCCCGAACCCAATAGCTGTAGCAGGTCTAGGTGTCATTATTGTGGGTATGCTTTTACACAGCTACTACACAATGGTGCTAGGGAAAAAAGGTGCTAATCAACAATCTACCTCTCATAACAGCTCCACTCTGTGA
- the pepT gene encoding peptidase T, giving the protein MKEQVIERLIRYAKIDTQSDFTSETTPSTQKQFDLLYILKDELAAIGLTDITLDENGYLFATLEANTDKEVPTIGFLAHVDTATDYTGTNVNPQRIDNYDGGNIQLNENLVMSPTDFPELKNYVGQTLITTDGTTLLGADDKAGIAEIMTAMEYLKNTPSIKHGKLRVAFTPDEEIGRGPHKFDVAAFGADYAYTMDGGPLGELQYESFNAAGVKIVTKGTSVHPGSAKNKMVNAITMAIAFQNEMPADAVPEKTEGYEGFIHLMGFKGALEHTELSYIVRDHDRQKFEEKKQLMRDVAAKIQAQFGEHALSITIEDQYYNMGEKIEPVKEIVDIARAAMEKLDITPNTLPIRGGTDGSQLSYMGLPTPNIFAGGENMHGKFEYVSAETMEKATQVIIEIVQLFEQQAK; this is encoded by the coding sequence ATGAAAGAACAAGTAATCGAGCGATTAATTCGTTATGCAAAAATTGATACACAATCCGACTTTACAAGCGAAACAACTCCTTCTACACAAAAGCAATTTGATTTATTGTACATTCTTAAAGACGAACTAGCTGCAATAGGCTTAACGGATATTACATTAGATGAAAATGGTTATTTATTTGCTACTTTAGAGGCAAATACAGATAAAGAAGTACCGACTATCGGCTTCTTAGCTCATGTCGATACAGCTACTGATTATACGGGTACAAATGTCAATCCACAGCGTATTGACAATTATGACGGCGGAAATATTCAGTTAAATGAAAATTTAGTAATGTCACCAACAGATTTTCCAGAGCTTAAAAATTATGTAGGACAGACATTAATCACAACAGATGGAACTACATTATTAGGCGCAGATGATAAAGCTGGTATTGCAGAAATTATGACGGCTATGGAATACCTTAAAAACACCCCTTCTATTAAGCATGGTAAATTACGTGTAGCCTTTACACCAGATGAAGAAATTGGCCGTGGTCCACATAAATTTGATGTAGCTGCTTTTGGAGCCGATTATGCTTATACGATGGATGGCGGACCACTTGGCGAGTTACAATATGAGAGCTTTAATGCCGCAGGTGTTAAGATTGTGACAAAAGGTACTAGCGTACACCCTGGTTCTGCAAAAAACAAAATGGTCAATGCCATCACAATGGCTATCGCCTTCCAAAATGAAATGCCTGCTGATGCAGTTCCTGAAAAGACAGAAGGTTATGAAGGTTTCATTCATTTAATGGGCTTTAAAGGAGCTCTTGAACATACAGAGCTTTCCTATATCGTGCGTGACCATGATCGCCAAAAATTCGAAGAGAAAAAACAATTAATGCGCGATGTTGCAGCTAAAATTCAAGCACAATTTGGAGAACATGCATTAAGCATTACAATTGAAGATCAATACTATAATATGGGCGAAAAAATTGAGCCTGTAAAAGAAATTGTTGATATTGCACGTGCTGCGATGGAAAAATTAGATATTACACCTAATACTTTGCCGATTCGTGGTGGTACAGATGGCTCACAATTATCTTATATGGGCTTACCAACACCAAATATTTTCGCTGGTGGCGAAAATATGCATGGGAAATTTGAATATGTATCTGCTGAAACAATGGAAAAGGCGACACAGGTTATTATTGAAATTGTTCAGCTATTTGAACAACAAGCAAAATAA
- a CDS encoding lysoplasmalogenase has translation MFKKFLIPVIAVFGFYYIFFYSHIEENLKLIFKVIPMLLIIILAAPQKGFKKYQLLIVVGLAFCMVGDYTLQWFLIGLTSFLIGHIFYIFAFSSTNERQVPAWAKVILLVYGASMAVWIAGTVLSSGDIVLGIAVIAYISIILLMGWTAIRTGSTFAIIGALLFIASDSYLAINKFVMPLSFSHEIIMLTYYSAQLLIALSILQYSEIRSKVLQ, from the coding sequence TTGTTTAAAAAATTTTTAATTCCTGTCATCGCTGTGTTTGGTTTTTATTATATTTTTTTCTACTCCCATATAGAAGAAAATCTAAAGCTAATCTTTAAAGTTATCCCTATGCTATTAATTATTATTTTAGCTGCTCCTCAAAAAGGCTTTAAAAAGTACCAGCTACTAATTGTTGTTGGTCTTGCTTTTTGTATGGTGGGTGATTATACATTACAGTGGTTCCTCATTGGATTAACAAGTTTCTTAATCGGTCATATTTTTTATATCTTTGCCTTTTCGTCTACTAATGAACGCCAAGTACCAGCATGGGCAAAAGTAATTTTACTTGTTTATGGGGCAAGTATGGCTGTGTGGATTGCTGGAACGGTGCTTTCCTCCGGGGATATTGTCCTAGGTATTGCAGTAATCGCATATATATCCATTATCTTGTTGATGGGTTGGACTGCCATTCGCACAGGTTCCACCTTTGCGATAATCGGGGCGCTATTATTTATCGCATCGGATTCCTATTTAGCTATTAATAAATTTGTAATGCCCCTATCCTTTTCACATGAGATAATTATGCTGACCTATTACAGTGCTCAATTACTTATTGCTTTAAGCATCCTTCAATATTCCGAAATCCGAAGTAAAGTGTTACAATAA
- the chrR gene encoding class II chromate reductase ChrR (The defining protein previously, in error, was in a different rule for naming class I chromate reductases.), which produces MVKDLLRNHSSVRIYDGNPISKDIIEELITTAQMAATSHFVQAYSVIWVTDEEKKEQLGLLSGNPRQYETSGAAFVFCVDFKRLQMAGKLEGVEIVADTAENVLVGVADVALFAQNFVIAAESMGYGICYIGGVRNKPAEISELLNLPDYVFPLFGLTIGVPARRNEVKPRLPVAAILHENEYNVQQYEELLPIYNETLEAYYNSRSSNRKIDNWTKQMADFLIEQRRPHINEFLAKKGFNWK; this is translated from the coding sequence ATGGTTAAAGATTTATTACGCAACCACTCTTCAGTTCGTATTTATGATGGTAATCCAATTTCGAAGGATATCATAGAGGAGTTAATTACTACTGCGCAAATGGCTGCTACATCTCATTTTGTACAAGCTTATAGCGTTATTTGGGTAACAGATGAGGAGAAAAAGGAACAGCTCGGCTTGCTCTCCGGTAACCCTCGTCAATATGAAACCTCTGGGGCTGCATTTGTCTTTTGTGTGGATTTTAAACGTCTACAAATGGCTGGTAAACTAGAAGGTGTGGAAATTGTAGCAGATACAGCCGAAAACGTGCTTGTTGGGGTTGCAGATGTAGCATTATTTGCTCAAAACTTTGTCATTGCCGCAGAATCAATGGGATACGGTATTTGCTATATTGGTGGTGTTCGTAACAAACCAGCGGAAATAAGTGAGTTATTGAATTTACCTGATTATGTTTTCCCACTTTTCGGCTTAACAATTGGGGTTCCGGCTCGCCGTAATGAGGTAAAGCCTCGATTACCAGTCGCTGCTATCCTACATGAAAATGAATACAATGTACAACAATATGAGGAACTTTTACCAATTTATAACGAAACACTAGAAGCTTATTATAATAGCCGTTCTTCCAATAGAAAAATTGACAACTGGACAAAGCAAATGGCTGATTTTTTAATTGAACAACGTCGTCCACATATTAATGAGTTCTTAGCTAAAAAAGGTTTTAATTGGAAATAG
- a CDS encoding succinate CoA transferase produces MEEKLAKKLRNEQLRSKVVTAEEAASWIKDGMVLGMSGFTRAGDVKVVPLALVEKAKKESFQVDVYTGASLGPEVDQYLAEAGVIRKRGPFQADAGIRNKINSGDIMFVDAHLSHNAELVRQGIIGPIDFVIIEAAAITEDGLLIPTTSVGNSPIFVQEADQVIIELNVAQLDALEGVHDIFVPGPQGKRDPILLQKASDRLGTIGISLDLEKVKGIVISDILDAPSTIVPADEETDIMANHLLNFLRDEIKVGRLTTSLRPIQSGVGSVANAVLLGFKDSEFENLEVYSEVLQDAVFELIDAGKVSFASATSITLSEEVGNRVYGNFDKYADKLVLRPQEISNQPEIIRRLGLISVNTALEVDIYGNVNSTHVSGTKMMNGIGGSGDFARNARLGIFVTKSYAKGGNISSIVPMVSHVDHTEHDVDVIVTEQGVADLRGLAPKERVALIIDNCAHPEYREQLWKYFNDANEATGGHHTPHDLEKALSWHVNYAKSGTMKEAALSK; encoded by the coding sequence ATGGAAGAAAAGTTAGCGAAAAAGCTTCGTAATGAACAGCTGCGAAGCAAGGTTGTCACAGCAGAAGAAGCAGCATCTTGGATTAAGGATGGTATGGTACTTGGGATGAGTGGTTTTACACGTGCTGGAGATGTTAAAGTTGTGCCACTTGCACTTGTTGAAAAAGCTAAAAAAGAGAGCTTTCAGGTAGATGTATATACAGGTGCATCATTAGGCCCAGAAGTTGACCAATACTTAGCTGAAGCTGGCGTTATTCGTAAACGTGGCCCTTTCCAGGCGGATGCGGGAATTCGTAATAAAATCAACAGCGGTGATATTATGTTTGTCGATGCGCATCTTTCACATAATGCAGAATTGGTACGTCAGGGCATTATAGGTCCTATTGATTTTGTGATTATCGAAGCGGCTGCTATTACAGAAGATGGCTTACTAATTCCTACAACTTCAGTTGGTAATTCTCCGATTTTTGTGCAAGAGGCCGATCAAGTTATTATCGAGCTGAATGTGGCTCAGCTAGATGCATTAGAGGGAGTACATGATATTTTTGTTCCAGGACCACAAGGAAAACGTGATCCAATTCTATTACAAAAGGCTTCAGATAGACTCGGAACAATTGGTATTTCACTAGATTTAGAGAAAGTAAAGGGTATAGTAATTTCAGACATTTTAGATGCGCCATCAACAATTGTTCCAGCTGATGAGGAAACAGATATTATGGCCAATCATTTATTAAACTTCCTTCGTGATGAAATTAAAGTAGGCCGTTTAACGACGAGTTTACGTCCAATCCAGTCAGGAGTAGGCTCCGTGGCAAATGCTGTATTATTGGGCTTCAAAGACTCCGAGTTTGAAAATTTAGAGGTCTATTCAGAGGTGCTACAGGATGCTGTATTCGAATTAATTGATGCTGGAAAAGTAAGCTTTGCATCTGCTACTTCTATTACCCTGTCAGAGGAAGTTGGAAACCGAGTTTACGGTAATTTTGATAAATATGCTGATAAACTAGTATTACGCCCACAGGAAATTTCCAATCAGCCAGAAATTATTCGCCGACTCGGGCTAATTTCAGTGAATACAGCGCTGGAAGTTGATATTTACGGTAATGTGAATTCAACCCATGTTTCAGGCACAAAAATGATGAATGGTATCGGCGGTTCTGGTGATTTTGCACGTAATGCACGATTAGGTATTTTTGTTACAAAATCTTATGCAAAAGGTGGAAATATCTCAAGTATCGTTCCGATGGTATCACATGTGGATCATACAGAGCATGATGTAGATGTAATCGTGACAGAGCAGGGGGTTGCTGATTTACGTGGACTGGCTCCAAAAGAGCGGGTTGCACTAATTATTGATAACTGTGCACATCCTGAATACCGTGAGCAATTATGGAAGTATTTTAATGATGCTAATGAAGCAACAGGCGGACACCATACTCCACACGACCTAGAGAAAGCGCTTTCATGGCATGTGAATTATGCAAAAAGTGGTACTATGAAGGAAGCAGCATTATCAAAATAA
- a CDS encoding DASS family sodium-coupled anion symporter — translation MSTLQQAGEKRNLKPLWIALAFASLIIIIFLPNNGDLPVAGQRALAILAFAVILWVTEAVSYPVSSAMIIALVTVLLGLAPSIDDPTAELGTAGALKLALSGFSNSAVALVAAALFLAAAMQITNLHKRLALWILSLVGTKTKAIVFGAILVSIALAFFVPSATARAGAVVPILLGMVAAFGLPRDSRLAALLVITSVQAVSIWNIGIKTAAAQNMVALNFIQEQFNVDISWGAWLLYAAPFSIIMSIALFFIMISLIKPETSNIEGGKEVIKKQLAELGPLKAPEIRLIITSMILLFFWATEGKLHPFDTTTVTIIAIAILLMPKIGVYTWKEVEPHIPWGTIIVFAVGIMLGTVLLNTKGASWLSDKVFGSLGLDTMPILATIALVTLFNILIHLGFASATSLASALVPVFIVLASTLTANVDQVGFVIVQQFVISFGFLLPISAPQNMLAYGTGAFTTKDFLKSGIPLTIIGFILVLLFSATYWKWIGLL, via the coding sequence ATGTCTACACTTCAACAAGCAGGCGAAAAACGTAATTTAAAGCCACTTTGGATTGCTTTAGCCTTTGCTTCATTAATCATCATTATTTTTTTACCTAATAACGGCGATTTACCTGTTGCGGGTCAACGGGCCTTAGCCATCTTAGCTTTCGCAGTCATCCTTTGGGTAACAGAGGCAGTTTCATATCCCGTCAGCTCTGCCATGATTATTGCACTGGTAACCGTTTTACTAGGACTGGCTCCGTCAATAGACGATCCAACAGCAGAATTAGGAACAGCAGGTGCTCTAAAATTAGCATTAAGTGGGTTTAGTAATTCTGCAGTCGCCCTAGTAGCCGCAGCTCTATTTTTAGCAGCAGCAATGCAAATCACCAACTTACATAAACGACTCGCCCTATGGATACTTTCACTTGTAGGGACTAAAACAAAAGCAATTGTTTTTGGTGCCATTTTAGTATCTATAGCACTCGCATTTTTTGTTCCTTCTGCTACAGCACGTGCTGGCGCAGTAGTCCCAATACTACTTGGAATGGTTGCTGCATTTGGTTTGCCGCGTGATAGCCGACTTGCTGCGTTACTTGTCATTACCTCCGTACAGGCCGTCTCCATTTGGAATATTGGGATTAAGACAGCTGCTGCTCAAAATATGGTCGCTTTAAATTTTATTCAAGAACAATTTAATGTGGATATTTCATGGGGTGCCTGGTTACTCTACGCTGCCCCCTTCTCGATTATCATGTCTATAGCTTTATTTTTCATTATGATTTCTCTGATTAAGCCTGAGACTAGTAACATAGAAGGCGGTAAAGAGGTAATCAAAAAGCAGCTTGCAGAACTAGGCCCATTAAAAGCTCCCGAGATCCGTTTAATCATCACGTCAATGATTTTATTATTTTTCTGGGCAACTGAAGGCAAGCTACACCCATTTGACACAACAACAGTCACAATTATTGCTATCGCTATTCTATTAATGCCGAAAATCGGTGTTTATACATGGAAGGAAGTGGAGCCTCATATTCCTTGGGGAACCATTATCGTTTTTGCGGTAGGTATTATGCTAGGTACAGTTTTATTGAATACGAAAGGTGCATCATGGTTATCTGACAAAGTGTTTGGTTCACTTGGTCTAGATACTATGCCGATTCTAGCAACAATTGCATTGGTTACACTATTTAATATTCTTATTCACCTAGGTTTTGCCAGTGCGACAAGCTTAGCATCAGCGCTTGTACCTGTGTTTATCGTTTTGGCCTCCACATTAACGGCTAACGTTGACCAAGTTGGTTTCGTTATCGTACAGCAATTTGTGATTAGCTTTGGCTTTCTTTTACCAATAAGCGCACCGCAAAATATGCTTGCTTATGGTACAGGAGCGTTTACAACAAAGGATTTCTTGAAATCTGGTATTCCATTAACCATTATTGGTTTCATCCTAGTACTTCTATTCTCCGCAACTTATTGGAAATGGATTGGATTATTGTAA
- a CDS encoding glycerol-3-phosphate acyltransferase — MIKTIILFIIVGYIIGCLHGSKVAQFLSGVDLKKTGHGNAGASNATLSLGWKYGVLVALIDIGKGVLAIIGAHFFLADAAQYTEVQVWLFTYLIAAGVILGHNFPFHMGFNGGKGTASIIGILLAVDWKIGLFALILFVILSFATNYLIVGVLEFYLVFCTATFLWIPGMGPTIIALLLFGIAVILHIENIKRLVKGTEPKVTSAFKKK; from the coding sequence GTGATTAAAACCATCATTTTATTTATTATCGTTGGTTATATTATCGGCTGTCTTCATGGCTCTAAAGTGGCACAGTTTTTATCTGGGGTAGATTTAAAAAAGACTGGCCATGGGAATGCAGGTGCATCCAATGCAACCCTTTCCCTTGGATGGAAATACGGGGTACTAGTAGCGCTTATTGATATTGGTAAAGGTGTATTAGCAATTATCGGTGCACATTTCTTTCTTGCAGATGCAGCACAATACACAGAGGTACAAGTTTGGCTCTTCACCTATCTCATAGCAGCTGGTGTCATTCTAGGTCATAATTTCCCATTCCATATGGGCTTTAACGGGGGGAAAGGTACAGCCTCCATCATAGGGATATTGCTTGCTGTTGATTGGAAAATTGGTTTATTTGCACTTATTTTATTTGTCATTTTATCTTTTGCAACGAACTATTTAATCGTCGGCGTTTTAGAGTTTTATCTTGTTTTTTGTACAGCAACTTTTTTATGGATTCCTGGGATGGGTCCAACGATCATTGCTTTGCTACTTTTTGGAATAGCTGTCATTTTGCATATTGAAAATATTAAACGATTAGTCAAAGGAACAGAGCCTAAAGTAACTTCAGCTTTCAAAAAGAAATAA
- a CDS encoding O-acetylhomoserine aminocarboxypropyltransferase/cysteine synthase family protein yields MTNFKPETLLLHGGQEPDPVTGSRTVPVYRSTAFVFKDTAHAQRLFALEEAGNIYTRITNPTVDVFEKRVALLEGGTAAVALSSGAAAIAFSILNLAGAGDEIVAASSLYGGTYNLFANTLPNYGIKTIFVDETNPENFKAAITDKTKAVFAEIYGNPSLKVLDIEAVANIAHESGLPLIIDSTFASPYGSTPIDFGADIVIHSATKWIGGHGTTLGGVVVDAGKFDWTRGRFPGFTEPDASYHGLRYGIDTAAAAFATKLRVQLLRDFGPTLSADAAFNFLQGLETLHLRIPKHNENALAVAEYLQNHPSVEYVNYNGLEDFPTHDLAKKYLRNGFGSVLTFGIKGGREAGRKLIDSVKLFSHVANVGDAKSLIIHPASTTHQQLSAEELIQTGVTESLIRLSIGLEAVEDIIADLEQAIEQVTASQQKVEA; encoded by the coding sequence ATGACAAATTTTAAACCAGAAACATTGCTGTTACATGGTGGCCAAGAGCCCGACCCAGTAACAGGATCTCGCACCGTACCTGTATATCGCTCAACGGCTTTTGTTTTTAAAGACACTGCTCATGCGCAACGTCTTTTTGCCTTAGAGGAAGCCGGCAATATTTACACACGTATTACGAACCCAACTGTAGATGTTTTTGAAAAACGCGTCGCTTTATTAGAAGGCGGTACAGCAGCAGTAGCACTTTCATCTGGTGCAGCAGCTATCGCATTTTCAATTTTAAATCTTGCAGGAGCGGGGGATGAAATTGTTGCCGCTAGCTCTTTATATGGTGGTACTTATAACTTATTTGCCAACACATTACCAAACTACGGTATTAAAACGATTTTCGTAGATGAAACAAATCCTGAGAACTTCAAAGCAGCAATCACAGATAAAACAAAAGCGGTATTCGCTGAAATTTACGGTAACCCAAGTTTAAAAGTACTAGACATTGAAGCAGTGGCTAACATTGCACATGAAAGCGGCTTACCATTAATTATTGATAGCACTTTTGCTTCACCTTATGGCTCTACACCAATTGATTTCGGTGCCGATATTGTCATTCACTCCGCAACAAAATGGATTGGTGGACATGGAACGACTTTAGGTGGCGTTGTAGTTGATGCGGGAAAATTTGATTGGACTCGTGGTCGTTTCCCAGGATTCACTGAGCCAGATGCTTCTTATCACGGTTTACGATATGGCATTGACACAGCAGCTGCTGCATTTGCTACAAAACTGCGTGTACAATTACTACGTGACTTTGGACCAACACTAAGTGCTGATGCAGCCTTTAATTTTTTACAAGGTTTAGAAACGCTTCATTTGCGTATCCCTAAACATAATGAAAATGCTTTAGCAGTAGCCGAATATTTACAAAACCACCCATCTGTGGAATATGTAAATTATAATGGCTTAGAAGATTTCCCTACACATGATTTGGCTAAAAAATATTTAAGAAATGGCTTCGGTTCTGTGCTTACATTTGGCATTAAAGGTGGACGTGAAGCAGGGCGTAAATTAATTGATAGTGTGAAATTATTCTCCCATGTAGCTAATGTAGGGGATGCTAAATCATTAATAATTCACCCAGCTTCTACTACACATCAGCAACTATCAGCTGAAGAGCTAATTCAAACTGGTGTAACCGAGTCGCTCATTCGCTTATCAATCGGTTTAGAGGCAGTAGAGGATATTATTGCAGATTTAGAACAAGCAATTGAGCAAGTAACAGCTTCACAACAAAAGGTTGAAGCATAA
- a CDS encoding homoserine dehydrogenase codes for MATIKAAILGFGTVGQGIYHILNEKREELRHKLGIELEVAKILVTDASRERVPGTAHLMTTSMDDVLAEPGMQVVFEAIVNEEPAFTYLKRAVEHKCHVITANKVMFAKKGLELQDLAKANGVFVGYEATTAGGVPVIKTMKNILLVNDVSRIQGILNGTCNYILTKMRAEGWSFETALKEAQNLGYAEADPYNDISGQDSFKKLMVLSALAFGEQPDWADVEVIGIDSISAEQVKEATAKGLRYRHVAEVEKLAGGKIIAKVEPLLVDAEHPLYPVDDVNNAVALDTNYIGTLTLVGPGAGMYPTASVMVEDYAEIIGKRAGFLVSI; via the coding sequence ATGGCAACTATAAAGGCAGCGATTTTAGGATTTGGAACGGTAGGTCAAGGGATTTACCATATATTAAACGAAAAGCGAGAAGAGCTTAGACATAAATTAGGCATTGAGTTAGAAGTAGCAAAAATTTTAGTGACAGATGCTAGCCGTGAACGTGTACCAGGCACGGCACATTTGATGACAACTAGTATGGATGATGTATTAGCTGAACCGGGCATGCAGGTTGTATTTGAGGCAATCGTGAATGAAGAGCCAGCATTTACGTATTTAAAGCGTGCAGTTGAACATAAATGTCATGTCATCACTGCTAACAAGGTAATGTTCGCTAAAAAAGGCTTAGAGCTACAGGATCTTGCGAAAGCAAATGGCGTTTTTGTAGGCTACGAGGCGACAACGGCAGGCGGAGTACCTGTCATTAAAACAATGAAAAATATTTTACTTGTCAATGACGTAAGCCGTATTCAGGGTATTTTAAATGGAACTTGTAACTATATTTTAACGAAAATGCGTGCAGAGGGATGGTCATTTGAGACGGCACTCAAAGAAGCGCAAAATTTAGGGTACGCAGAGGCAGACCCATATAATGATATCTCAGGTCAAGATTCCTTCAAGAAATTAATGGTGTTAAGTGCATTGGCATTCGGTGAGCAACCGGATTGGGCAGATGTAGAAGTGATTGGCATTGATAGTATTTCTGCTGAACAGGTAAAGGAAGCAACTGCAAAGGGTCTGCGCTATCGTCACGTTGCAGAAGTAGAAAAACTGGCAGGTGGTAAGATTATAGCTAAAGTAGAGCCTTTATTAGTAGACGCAGAACATCCATTGTATCCTGTAGATGATGTCAATAATGCTGTTGCCTTAGACACGAACTATATCGGTACTTTGACGCTTGTCGGACCTGGTGCAGGCATGTATCCTACAGCAAGTGTTATGGTTGAGGATTATGCTGAAATTATTGGTAAGCGTGCTGGATTTCTAGTGAGTATTTAA
- a CDS encoding DNA-binding protein translates to MYKTVEETAIDLGMSEDQILRLVYEGRIRSVYDGDQILINSGQFNTYFDQLERIKEEIEIWRNTPIPEDIDVKDED, encoded by the coding sequence ATGTATAAAACAGTTGAAGAAACAGCGATAGATCTTGGTATGTCTGAAGATCAAATTCTACGGTTAGTCTACGAGGGACGTATTCGATCTGTATATGATGGAGACCAAATTTTAATTAATAGCGGACAGTTTAATACCTACTTTGATCAGTTAGAGCGTATCAAAGAAGAAATAGAGATTTGGCGTAATACTCCAATACCTGAGGATATCGATGTGAAGGACGAGGATTAA
- a CDS encoding response regulator transcription factor — translation MTKLTVLVTDDDQDIRDGIEIYLKNEGYNVIKAADGLEALEKLNNNEVHLIILDIMMPNMDGITATFKIREERNIPIIMLSAKAEDGDKIHGLSVGADDYVTKPFHPLELLARVKSQLRRYVQLGTYNEGATKIEIDGLVLDEDAKEVILEGEPVRLTPIEYKITELLMKNVGRVFSIREIYERVWNEEAYNAENIVAVHIRKIREKIEADPKNPRYLKVVWGVGYKMEK, via the coding sequence ATGACGAAACTAACAGTTCTTGTTACAGACGATGATCAAGATATTCGTGATGGTATTGAAATCTATTTAAAAAATGAGGGCTATAATGTAATAAAAGCTGCTGATGGTTTAGAGGCGCTTGAAAAGCTAAACAACAATGAAGTACATTTAATTATTTTAGATATTATGATGCCCAATATGGATGGCATAACAGCAACATTTAAAATTAGAGAAGAGCGCAATATTCCAATTATTATGCTTAGTGCTAAGGCAGAGGATGGTGACAAAATTCATGGATTATCTGTTGGTGCAGATGATTATGTAACAAAGCCTTTTCATCCTTTAGAGCTACTGGCACGTGTAAAATCACAGCTTCGTCGTTATGTACAGCTTGGGACGTATAATGAAGGGGCAACAAAAATAGAAATTGATGGACTGGTATTAGATGAAGATGCTAAAGAAGTCATTTTAGAAGGAGAACCAGTTCGATTAACACCGATTGAATATAAAATTACGGAATTATTAATGAAAAATGTAGGGCGTGTGTTTTCAATTCGGGAAATTTATGAGCGTGTTTGGAATGAGGAAGCCTATAATGCAGAGAATATTGTGGCTGTTCATATTCGAAAAATACGTGAAAAAATTGAAGCAGATCCGAAAAATCCACGCTATTTAAAGGTGGTATGGGGCGTTGGCTATAAAATGGAAAAATAA